One Paroedura picta isolate Pp20150507F chromosome 3, Ppicta_v3.0, whole genome shotgun sequence genomic window carries:
- the LOC143833371 gene encoding uncharacterized protein LOC143833371 isoform X2 gives MVHRRLLAILEELTDEDVRKFAFLVQGLDGLIPRGKLEGASRVQLAELLVRYCPGEELAVAARVLDAVPRRDLLKKFRLGRHEGAPRAEAGQVSDKALMKVAKILGKNWRAIGIEYLGVAISHLEQIEEENPGNAVMRNFYMLKAWMRNEGKGATPAHLYDILTRDEVPLDQNDIEFLRSS, from the exons ATGGTCCACCGAAGGCTCCTGGCCATCCTCGAGGAGCTGACGGACGAGGACGTGCGGAAGTTCGCCTTCCTGGTGCAGGGGCTCGACGGCCTCATCCCGCGCGGGAAGCTGGAGGGCGCCTCCCGCGTCCAGCTGGCCGAGCTGCTCGTGCGGTATTGCCCCGGCGAGGAGCTGGCCGTGGCCGCCCGGGTGCTGGACGCCGTCCCCCGCAGGGACCTGCTGAAGAAGTTCCGCCTCGGACGGCACGAAGGGGCGCCCCGCGCAGAAGCAG GACAAGTCTCGGACAAGGCTCTGATGAAGGTGGCCAAAATATTGGGCAAGAACTGGAGGGCCATCGGTATCGAGTACCTGGGGGTGGCCATATCACACCTAGAGCAAATAGAAGAGGAGAATCCTGGCAATGCGGTCATGCGCAATTTTTACATGCTTAAGGCTTGGATGAGAAATGAGGGAAAGGGGGCCACCCCTGCCCATCTTTATGACATCCTCACTCGTGATGAGGTCCCTCTGGACCAAAATGACATTGAGTTCCTGAGGAGTTCTTGA
- the LOC143833371 gene encoding ankyrin-3-like isoform X1 — protein sequence MVHRRLLAILEELTDEDVRKFAFLVQGLDGLIPRGKLEGASRVQLAELLVRYCPGEELAVAARVLDAVPRRDLLKKFRLGRHEGAPRAEAGSPLQEQEPSVREKTGEATSRTAEGLAGTAPIQRQVSDKALMKVAKILGKNWRAIGIEYLGVAISHLEQIEEENPGNAVMRNFYMLKAWMRNEGKGATPAHLYDILTRDEVPLDQNDIEFLRSS from the exons ATGGTCCACCGAAGGCTCCTGGCCATCCTCGAGGAGCTGACGGACGAGGACGTGCGGAAGTTCGCCTTCCTGGTGCAGGGGCTCGACGGCCTCATCCCGCGCGGGAAGCTGGAGGGCGCCTCCCGCGTCCAGCTGGCCGAGCTGCTCGTGCGGTATTGCCCCGGCGAGGAGCTGGCCGTGGCCGCCCGGGTGCTGGACGCCGTCCCCCGCAGGGACCTGCTGAAGAAGTTCCGCCTCGGACGGCACGAAGGGGCGCCCCGCGCAGAAGCAG GGTCACCTTTGCAAGAGCAGGAGCCCTCTGTCCGTGAAAAGACCGGAGAGGCGACTTCTAGAACAGCGGAAGGCTTGGCGGGGACTGCCCCAATACAGA GACAAGTCTCGGACAAGGCTCTGATGAAGGTGGCCAAAATATTGGGCAAGAACTGGAGGGCCATCGGTATCGAGTACCTGGGGGTGGCCATATCACACCTAGAGCAAATAGAAGAGGAGAATCCTGGCAATGCGGTCATGCGCAATTTTTACATGCTTAAGGCTTGGATGAGAAATGAGGGAAAGGGGGCCACCCCTGCCCATCTTTATGACATCCTCACTCGTGATGAGGTCCCTCTGGACCAAAATGACATTGAGTTCCTGAGGAGTTCTTGA